The proteins below come from a single Tachypleus tridentatus isolate NWPU-2018 chromosome 13, ASM421037v1, whole genome shotgun sequence genomic window:
- the LOC143238182 gene encoding apicoplast pyruvate carrier 1-like isoform X2 codes for MSKDIKVLVKIVKYILFISWPGASRWAIASTYWSIKAGLSATIFTFGALHIFGLVSAYGQPMVIAMEWFPEKKSTVIGIVTSGYAATPLLMNYVQTFFVNPNNLAPASDGYFDDPDILDTVPSVFLLMAGVHGCFLFVGLLLYSEPKSREVENSDEPDALDLKTIKPNCEESLIVPNLDQKGVENTVDIKEVTNENTPKPELVESKELSVTPQEALKTKQFYLLVVTAVCSFHSITFMKTFYKVFGQSFIRDDTFLATVGSVSSAFHALSRGLVGLIQQKTSYKSTVLTLFGMSTVLLFTLVSTSTGGKAMFLIWVCVLYVTFPVCFVCIPAVSAEVFGMKYTIVIYGMIIFIAGVSSIVWPVIFTESIPILGWFGMFCIMAVFSSIGILVTILFPETNQAQYGAEKRNYGSTTFKEY; via the exons ATGAGTAAGGACATTAAAGTGTTggtgaaaattgtaaaatatattctctttataaGCTGGCCTGGTGCTTCCAG ATGGGCAATCGCTTCGACGTACTGGAGCATAAAGGCAGGCTTATCAGCTACGATTTTCACGTTTGGTGCACTTCACATTTTTGGCCTAGTGAGTGCTTACGGCCAGCCTATGGTCATTGCAATGGAG TGGTTTCCAGAAAAGAAAAGCACAGTAATAGGAATAGTTACTTCAGGATATGCTGCTACTCCTCTTTTAATGAACTATGTACAGACGTTTTTCGTTAACCCTAACAACCTGGCGCCTGCGTCCGATGG ATACTTTGATGATCCTGATATTTTAGACACAGTTCCTTCAGTGTTTTTGTTGATGGCAGGAGTACACGGCTGTTTTTTATTTGTAGGTTTGTTACTCTACAGTGAACCAAAGTCTCGTGAAGTTGAG AACTCGGATGAACCTGATGCTCTCGACCTTAAAACAATCAAACCAAACTGTGAAGAAAGTTTGATTGTTCCTAACCTGGACCAGAAAGGAGTAGAGAACACTGTGGACATCAAGGAAGTGACCAATGAGAACACACCAAAACCCGAATTGGTTGAGTCTAAAGAGCTTTCAGTAACCCCACAAGAAGCCCTCAAGACCAAACAGTTCTATCTACTAGTAGTAACGGCTGTCTGTTCTTTTCACTcaataacatttatgaaaacaTTCTATAAA GTATTTGGTCAATCATTCATTCGCGACGACACATTTCTTGCtactgttggttctgtgtcttccGCTTTTCACGCTCTTAGTAGAGGCTTGGTAGGCCTAATTCAACAAAAAACTTCTTACAAG tcaaCTGTTTTAACTCTGTTCGGAATGAGCACGGTGTTGTTATTTACCCTGGTCTCGACGTCTACCGGGGGTAAAGCTATGTTTCTAATATGGGTTTGTGTTTTGTACGTCACCTTTCCGGTCTGTTTTGTTTGTATCCCAGCTGTTAGTGCCGAGGTGTTTGGAATGAAGTACACCATTGTTATCTATGGAATGATTATATTTATAGCG GGTGTGTCAAGTATCGTGTGGCCTGTTATCTTTACTGAATCAATACCAATTTTAGGATGGTTTGGAATGTTTTGTATAATGGCAGTTTTCTCTTCTATAG GTATCCTGGTTACCATTCTGTTTCCAGAAACTAACCAGGCACAATATGGCGCGGAAAAACGTAACTACGGAAGTACtacttttaaagaatattaa
- the LOC143238182 gene encoding apicoplast pyruvate carrier 1-like isoform X1 has product MKIRPYISVFGCFLIHFGLGISPTFGNLNPYLASYLKNRVDGTVTHEKFSWVSYTFHVGFSFVHFGGWLDLKVGRRKAIFFGLSCFIWAIASTYWSIKAGLSATIFTFGALHIFGLVSAYGQPMVIAMEWFPEKKSTVIGIVTSGYAATPLLMNYVQTFFVNPNNLAPASDGYFDDPDILDTVPSVFLLMAGVHGCFLFVGLLLYSEPKSREVENSDEPDALDLKTIKPNCEESLIVPNLDQKGVENTVDIKEVTNENTPKPELVESKELSVTPQEALKTKQFYLLVVTAVCSFHSITFMKTFYKVFGQSFIRDDTFLATVGSVSSAFHALSRGLVGLIQQKTSYKSTVLTLFGMSTVLLFTLVSTSTGGKAMFLIWVCVLYVTFPVCFVCIPAVSAEVFGMKYTIVIYGMIIFIAGVSSIVWPVIFTESIPILGWFGMFCIMAVFSSIGILVTILFPETNQAQYGAEKRNYGSTTFKEY; this is encoded by the exons ATGAAAATTCGGccatatatttctgtatttggaTGCTTTCTGATCCATTTTGGACTTGGTATATCTCCAACCTTCGGTAACTTAAATCCATACTTGGCATCGTACCTGAAGAACCGAGTTGACGGAACAGTAACTCACGAAAAATTCAGCTGGGTATCGTACACGTTTCACGTTGGATTTTCTTTCGTACACTTTGGAGGTTGGTTAGATCTTAAAGTTGGACGACGTAAAGCCATATTCTTTGGCTTGTCCTGCTTCAT ATGGGCAATCGCTTCGACGTACTGGAGCATAAAGGCAGGCTTATCAGCTACGATTTTCACGTTTGGTGCACTTCACATTTTTGGCCTAGTGAGTGCTTACGGCCAGCCTATGGTCATTGCAATGGAG TGGTTTCCAGAAAAGAAAAGCACAGTAATAGGAATAGTTACTTCAGGATATGCTGCTACTCCTCTTTTAATGAACTATGTACAGACGTTTTTCGTTAACCCTAACAACCTGGCGCCTGCGTCCGATGG ATACTTTGATGATCCTGATATTTTAGACACAGTTCCTTCAGTGTTTTTGTTGATGGCAGGAGTACACGGCTGTTTTTTATTTGTAGGTTTGTTACTCTACAGTGAACCAAAGTCTCGTGAAGTTGAG AACTCGGATGAACCTGATGCTCTCGACCTTAAAACAATCAAACCAAACTGTGAAGAAAGTTTGATTGTTCCTAACCTGGACCAGAAAGGAGTAGAGAACACTGTGGACATCAAGGAAGTGACCAATGAGAACACACCAAAACCCGAATTGGTTGAGTCTAAAGAGCTTTCAGTAACCCCACAAGAAGCCCTCAAGACCAAACAGTTCTATCTACTAGTAGTAACGGCTGTCTGTTCTTTTCACTcaataacatttatgaaaacaTTCTATAAA GTATTTGGTCAATCATTCATTCGCGACGACACATTTCTTGCtactgttggttctgtgtcttccGCTTTTCACGCTCTTAGTAGAGGCTTGGTAGGCCTAATTCAACAAAAAACTTCTTACAAG tcaaCTGTTTTAACTCTGTTCGGAATGAGCACGGTGTTGTTATTTACCCTGGTCTCGACGTCTACCGGGGGTAAAGCTATGTTTCTAATATGGGTTTGTGTTTTGTACGTCACCTTTCCGGTCTGTTTTGTTTGTATCCCAGCTGTTAGTGCCGAGGTGTTTGGAATGAAGTACACCATTGTTATCTATGGAATGATTATATTTATAGCG GGTGTGTCAAGTATCGTGTGGCCTGTTATCTTTACTGAATCAATACCAATTTTAGGATGGTTTGGAATGTTTTGTATAATGGCAGTTTTCTCTTCTATAG GTATCCTGGTTACCATTCTGTTTCCAGAAACTAACCAGGCACAATATGGCGCGGAAAAACGTAACTACGGAAGTACtacttttaaagaatattaa
- the LOC143238168 gene encoding glutamate receptor U1-like, which produces MKGQMLFPLVSFCFMTTSNSYTFSDAECNCCDKTEYAPMKMFVDLSERVPSGGVVVILFDPHCDDDYYNEVVKTLSRDNVPTVTHGLEFVSNNALERSLKKLKQSLDVLQDIRGHIYIFTFCMTDLYLLSVIEDLSKTNPWLRWVTIGNGQNAPFNRSQLLPMSSCRLATVVRSRCSSQESSCSESYVIRGPESGFKDCRKEKTIGRWKKHLKLETWLPKGFLDTTNKESLSGKTLIVSVLSVLPFFVNKRKPGGELKPEEGIDFEILKTLSEYFGFSYKLYTPSDGHWGHVGPDGKWTGMVGMVYRKEADIAISDISMTIQRERVIDFTYPYFIDPTNFLTQAPTEKPRALAIIRPFTYEVWISIGVALLVTSLIVYLLTIRKSEEEVDRWTMTQAAWYFYGALTQQGGAEIVPIRNPVRVIVSAWWIFAIIITAGFSGTLTSFMNVPGLNPAVDTVSQLISLVKAGTYKGGTRDGTSVLTNFEATTEGALHVLGQVMIKDRKGTVVKDFPEGVYKVLNEPYALIFPQAPMEAAIASIGNEKFHFSSDRFFSAYYAVVVPKGSPLRKAFDDVLTRVREAGLIPKWNKDILERRRRNPSAFNETSELSAGSESSTQESLSLDDMIGAFCVLALGYTLGFLLLLLECIVKQARDNSDQ; this is translated from the exons ATGAAGGGACAAATGCTGTTTCCGCTCGTTTCCTTCTGTTTCATGACGACATCAAACTCGTACACATTTTCAGACG ctgAATGTAACTGCTGTGACAAAACTGAATACGCTCCAATGAAGATGTTCGTCGACCTTTCAGAGAGAGTGCCATCTGGCGGTGTTGTTGTGATTTTATTCGACCCACATTGT GATGATGACTATTATAACGAAGTGGTTAAGACATTGAGCAGAGATAATGTGCCGACTGTGACCCACGGTCTAGAGTTTGTATCAAATAACGCTCTCGAGAGGagtttaaagaaactaaaacaatcTCTAGATGTTTTACAGGATATACGTGGCCACATTTATATCTTTACCTTCTGTATGACTGACCTGTACTTATTGTCTGTG ATTGAGGATCTCTCTAAAACCAACCCGTGGCTACGTTGGGTGACAATAGGAAACGGGCAGAACGCACCTTTTAATCGTTCTCAACTACTCCCAATGTCTTCTTGTAGACTAGCCACAGTGGTTCGGTCCAGATGTTCTTCTCAA gAATCGAGTTGCTCCGAATCTTACGTCATTAGAGGACCGGAATCCGGGTTTAAAGACTGCAGAAAAGAAAAAACTATAGGCAGGTGgaagaaacatttgaaattggAAACCTGGCTTCCTAAAGGATTTTTAGACACCACGAATAAGGAATCACTATCTGGAAAAACACTAATAGTATCGGTCTTAAGT GTGTTGCCCTTTTTTGTAAACAAGCGAAAACCAGGGGGCGAATTAAAACCAGAAGAAGGGATTGACTTTGAGATCCTAAAGACGCTCAGCGAATATTTTGGATTCAG tTATAAGTTATACACCCCTTCTGATGGCCACTGGGGTCACGTTGGACCGGATGGAAAGTGGACAGGAATGGTTGGCATGGTTTATAGAAAG GAAGCAGACATTGCTATCTCCGATATCAGCATGACAATACAGAGAGAACGAGTGATTGACTTCACTTACCCCTACTTCATTGACCCAACCAATTTCCTAACACAAGCTCCTACTGAGAAACCACGAGCACTAGCTATCATTCGTCCCTTCACATACGAG GTGTGGATATCCATTGGTGTGGCACTTCTTGTGACCTCCCTTATAGTCTATTTGCTGACCATACGGAAATCTGAAGAAGAGGTGGACCGGTGGACTATGACACAGGCAGCTTGGTATTTCTATGGAGCCCTAACACAACAAG GCGGCGCTGAAATAGTACCAATTAGGAATCCTGTGAGAGTGATTGTTTCAGCGTGGTGGATCTTTGCTATTATCATCACAGCGGGGTTTAGTGGGACTTTGACGTCATTTATGAACGTTCCTGGTTTGAACCCTGCGGTAGACACAGTGTCCCAGTTAATCAGTCTGGTGAAGGCTGGAACGTATAAAGGGGGAACTAGAGATGGAACGTCAGTCCTAACTAACTTTGAGGCAA CGACAGAGGGAGCACTGCATGTGCTTGGACAAGTGATGATCAAAGACAGGAAGGGTACCGTGGTCAAGGATTTTCCTGAGGGGGTTTACAAGGTGCTGAACGAACCGTACGCTCTTATCTTCCCGCAAGCACCAATGGAGGCAGCGATAGCAAGCATCGGGAATGAAAAGTTTCATTTCTCCAGCGACAGATTTTTTTCAGCCTACTACGCAGTCGTGGTTCCTAAAGGGTCACCTTTGAGAAAAGCTTTCGACGACGT GCTAACCAGAGTTCGGGAAGCTGGTCTTATTCCAAAATGGAACAAAGATATTCTCGAACGAAGACGTCGAAATCCGTCGGCTTTCAACGAAACGTCAGAACTATCCGCTGGAAGCGAGTCATCCACACAGGAGTCCCTCTCCCTGGACGATATGATCGGAGCGTTCTGCGTGCTGGCGTTAGGATACACCCTTGGTTTTCTTCTTCTGCTTTTAGAATGTATTGTGAAGCAAGCACGAGACAACTCCGAccaatag